The genome window GACCTGGCCGAGGAAGGAAAACAGCCAGGCTTCATAGATCGACACACCGGCGCTGAGCAGCGCAAACGCGAGGATGTAACCGCGGGCCCCCCGTGTGCAGGCCCAGAGAAACCGAGCCAGGCCTTCGGGCGGTGGCGGTACCTCGTCGGGCGGGAAAGGGTCGAGCCTTTGTTCAAATACGCGAAGCATGGGGGTCTCCGAAACGGTCGATTGGGGATTCTGTCACTAAAGGCTGCTTTGAGGGTTATGTGGCACCACGACCACCGGTGGTACTGGCACTCTCAGGTAGTCTCTTTGGCGACGGCAAAGTTCGAAGCATTTGGGGGGCATCACTGCGCGCTCAACTCCCACAACACATCCAGTACATGTTGCGTAGGCCGCTCGATGTCCAGACTGCGGTGGGCGATACCCAGTTGACGCCACAACAAGGGCTTTAATGGCCGCATGACGATCCGGGTATCGGGCAATGGCGTGGAGGCCTCATGGGGCAACAATGTCGCACCATATCCCGCCGCCACCAGGCTTTTGATCGCATCGTTGTAGTTCAGTTGAATGCGCGGCACCGGTTGCCGGCCGTCACTGGCGAACCACTCCGACGTCAAGCGTGAAAGGCGAGTGGTGGTGTCATTCAAAATCAACGGCTGAGCGGACAGCCAACCGGGTGTCACGGTATCCGGGCATTCCCAGCGAGCCGGCAAGAAGGCCATGACCGGGTCCCGTCGCCACGGCTCGATCCGCAAGCCCTTCACCGGCGACTGCGGCAGCGCGACCAGACCGATCTCCAAGGAGCCCTCGGCAAGCTTCTTCAAGGTTTCCTGGGAGGTGAGCACCGCGACCTGCACATCGATCGCGGGGTGGCGTTGGCTCAACGTGTCCAAAGCGTTCGGCAGCAACTGTGCGATGGCCCCGGTGGAGGCGCCAAGCCGCACACGTCCGGCCAAGCCCTGTACCTGACGCTCCACGTCCTCTAGCGCCTGTTCCGCATCCGCCAACAGGCGCCGCGCGCGCTCCACCAGGGTGTTCCCTATTGCTGAAGGCTGAACGCGCCCACGTGTGCGCGACAAGAGCTTGCCACCCACCCGCGACTCCAGGTCGGCGATATGCAGGCTGACAGTGGGTGGCGCAAGATGCAGCACACGCGCGGCTTCGGCAAACGATCCCAGGTCGGCAATCGCCACCAACGTACGCAGTCGGTCCAGACTGATTTCCCGCATAGGAGCCCTTGTTCAGAAAAACTGAATTCCAGCGTTAATAAATTCAACTTTTCCTATCTTAGCGCGTCGCTGAACATTGGAACTCCTGATTTTCAATGTTCGAGAGCATGCCATGGCAAGTCCCCTTGTATTCATCGATGGCGACCAAGGCACCACCGGGTTGCAAATCCATCAACGTCTGCGCGACCGGAGCGATCTGCGGCTGCTCACCCTCAGCGCCGACTATCGCAAGGATCCGCAACGCCGCGCTGAAGCCATCAACGACTGCGACATCGCAATGCTTTGCCTGCCCGACCCGGCCGCGCGCGATGCGGTAGCGAGCATCAAAAACCCAGCTGTCCGCGTGATCGATGCAAGTTCCGCGCACCGTACCCATCCAGACTGGGTCTACGGTTTCGCGCAGATGAACTCGCAGCAGGCCAGACGAATCGCCACGGCGCGGCGGGTCAGCAACCCCGGTTGCTATCCCACGGGAGCGATAGGGCTGCTACGCCCACTGCTGGAGGCTGGGCTACTGCCCACGGACTACCCGATGAATATTTACGCCGTGTCGGGCTATTCCGGAAAAGGGCGTGCCGGCGTACAAGAGTATGAGGGGGAGGGCGCATTGCCGGCGCCGGCGTTTCAGGTCTATGGGCTGGGGCTGGCGCACAAGCATGTTCCGGAGATTCAGCAGCAAAGCGGGCTGACGGAGCGGCCGATGTTTGTGCCGGCCTATGGCGCTTTTCGGCAGGGAATCGCGCTGACCATACCTGTGCAGACCCGCTTGTTGGCGCCTGGCGTGAGCGCGGTGCAGTTGCATGCGTGTCTGGCCCGGCACTACGCCGATGCGGGCCATGTACACGTGATGTCGATGCAGGAAGCTAAGGAGTTGACGTTCCTCGATCCCCAAGCGCTTAACGGCACAGATGATTTGCGCTTGTCGGTGTTCGAGAACGATGAGACCGGGCAGGTTTTGCTGGCTGCGGTGTTTGACAACCTTGGGAAGGGCGCCGCTGGCGCGGCGGTGCAGAATCTGGACCTGATGCTTGCAGGCGCATGACCGCGCCACTCAGCGTGCTGGCCTGCCTTCTTCAATGGGGAGAGAAATATTCTGTTTTGGCATGAAAAATCGAGCAAAGAGTTCAGATTGTGACTTGATGTTTAACTTTGCGTAGATGTTGCGGCGGTGAACTTTTATGGTCTCCGCCGAGAGGGACAGCTTTCCAGCTATTTCTTTGTTGGAGAAACCGCTGAGTAATAAACGGAGTACGTCACTTTCGCGTGCGGTAATTTGTGTGCCAAGTTGATTGACCGTTTCTGGCCACAGCGGCGGCTCGCTCAGTGTCTTCTCTACATCAATTTCAAAACCCATGCGCTGATGCATCAATGCAATCACCCACGGCTTGATAACATCAAGGATGGTTATTTGCTCTTGGCTAAAGCGGACTTTGCTGCCGATGGACATGCATAACGTTCGGTCGGGGTCGAGTTGGACATTGTACTGGGCCTCATCCATGGAGATGTATTGGGCAAAATATTGATGGTAATACTCGGTTTCAAGAAAGTATTCCGGTGCAATGTCCAATAGGTGGAAGAAGCCACTTTGTGGGTTTTCCCGATTGGCTATATAAAACGGATCCAGCAAGTAAAGACCTTTCACATAGCGATGAGTGAATGCGTCGACTTCTTCCGCATCGGCGACCTCAGGAAGGCTGACGACCTGCACGTGTTGATTGCTGAAAATCAATACAACCCAATTATCGATCTGTACATATTCATTTAATGTGCGAACCAGTGAACTCCAGAAATCTGGGCGATTCAGCTGCATGATCAGCTTCCCAATCGATCGATGCCAAGCCAGGCTATGGAGGTCAAACGGCATTTTCTACCCCTTTAGGGTTAGGAATTAGCAGGTCAAAGGTAAGTATTCGTAGGTATTTACTATTCGGTAACACCCGGTATATTCGCTGCCAGGGTTTACGATGGCCATGAGGGCATATCGTCTTGACAAGGATGTTGCATGAGAAAGTCACATTTGCGAACCATTTTTTCGGCCTCGCTTCTCTGTGCAGGGATAAGCACTTCAGTGGCGGCTGTAGAGCCCGGGATCTATCTGTATAACTGGTTCGGGTTGCTTGCGCCGGAGACGCCAAAGGAGTTTGAGCAGGAAACTGGTACGAGCGTGCATATGGATGCGTTCGACAGCGCTGAAATCATGCAGAGTAAGGTCATGGCCGGGCGCACCGGATATGACGTGGTCGTGGCGACTTCCAATGTGTTGCCAAGCCTGATCCAGGCGGGCGTTCTCCAGCCTTTGGATCGTCATC of Pseudomonas fluorescens contains these proteins:
- the argC gene encoding N-acetyl-gamma-glutamyl-phosphate reductase, whose product is MASPLVFIDGDQGTTGLQIHQRLRDRSDLRLLTLSADYRKDPQRRAEAINDCDIAMLCLPDPAARDAVASIKNPAVRVIDASSAHRTHPDWVYGFAQMNSQQARRIATARRVSNPGCYPTGAIGLLRPLLEAGLLPTDYPMNIYAVSGYSGKGRAGVQEYEGEGALPAPAFQVYGLGLAHKHVPEIQQQSGLTERPMFVPAYGAFRQGIALTIPVQTRLLAPGVSAVQLHACLARHYADAGHVHVMSMQEAKELTFLDPQALNGTDDLRLSVFENDETGQVLLAAVFDNLGKGAAGAAVQNLDLMLAGA
- a CDS encoding LysR family transcriptional regulator, translating into MREISLDRLRTLVAIADLGSFAEAARVLHLAPPTVSLHIADLESRVGGKLLSRTRGRVQPSAIGNTLVERARRLLADAEQALEDVERQVQGLAGRVRLGASTGAIAQLLPNALDTLSQRHPAIDVQVAVLTSQETLKKLAEGSLEIGLVALPQSPVKGLRIEPWRRDPVMAFLPARWECPDTVTPGWLSAQPLILNDTTTRLSRLTSEWFASDGRQPVPRIQLNYNDAIKSLVAAGYGATLLPHEASTPLPDTRIVMRPLKPLLWRQLGIAHRSLDIERPTQHVLDVLWELSAQ
- a CDS encoding response regulator transcription factor; translation: MPFDLHSLAWHRSIGKLIMQLNRPDFWSSLVRTLNEYVQIDNWVVLIFSNQHVQVVSLPEVADAEEVDAFTHRYVKGLYLLDPFYIANRENPQSGFFHLLDIAPEYFLETEYYHQYFAQYISMDEAQYNVQLDPDRTLCMSIGSKVRFSQEQITILDVIKPWVIALMHQRMGFEIDVEKTLSEPPLWPETVNQLGTQITARESDVLRLLLSGFSNKEIAGKLSLSAETIKVHRRNIYAKLNIKSQSELFARFFMPKQNISLPIEEGRPAR